From a single Lactococcus carnosus genomic region:
- a CDS encoding DEAD/DEAH box helicase: MLTKNDLPQVWTDVLADVSDFTDVQKASFEIISSGKNSLATSPTGTGKTLAYLLPSLLKVEKKQGQQLLVLAPNSELAGQIFEVVKSLATPLGLNANLIISGASIKRQIERIKKGPEIIVATPGRALDLVKDKKIKMTSINTIILDEVDNLLETSQWRFVKPIITRTPKTYQFIASSATAHEVFDKMSTFAPDLVEINVAKTEPTVEHFMIKVENRKKIDLLRQIAHMPNMRGLVFFNRLEDLGNAEEKLTFQNIAAVSIASDVNGRFRKTIIERFKTGQITLLLATDIAARGLDINDLDYVINFDIPVTAESYTHRAGRTGRMGKTGVVVNVVGNSFDEKNVKQYQKQPEKVLKAGEFISLK, translated from the coding sequence ATGCTGACGAAAAATGACCTACCTCAAGTCTGGACTGATGTCTTAGCTGATGTTTCTGATTTTACAGATGTCCAAAAGGCATCCTTTGAGATCATTTCATCTGGTAAGAACAGTCTGGCAACTAGCCCCACTGGAACTGGTAAAACCTTGGCTTATTTATTGCCAAGCTTACTGAAAGTCGAAAAAAAACAAGGCCAACAACTCCTAGTACTAGCGCCAAATAGTGAATTAGCAGGTCAGATCTTTGAAGTGGTCAAATCCCTTGCGACGCCACTTGGTCTTAATGCCAATCTGATTATTTCAGGTGCTAGCATCAAACGCCAAATCGAGCGTATTAAAAAAGGACCTGAGATCATCGTGGCAACACCAGGACGTGCCTTGGACCTTGTTAAAGACAAAAAAATCAAAATGACGTCGATTAATACCATCATTTTGGATGAAGTCGATAATCTTTTAGAAACATCCCAGTGGCGATTTGTTAAACCAATCATCACACGGACACCCAAAACTTATCAGTTCATCGCCTCAAGTGCAACAGCTCATGAAGTATTCGATAAGATGTCTACTTTTGCGCCTGACTTGGTCGAAATTAATGTCGCAAAAACTGAGCCAACTGTTGAACATTTCATGATCAAGGTTGAAAATCGTAAAAAAATAGACCTGCTACGTCAGATCGCGCATATGCCTAACATGCGGGGACTCGTCTTCTTTAACCGCTTGGAAGATCTTGGTAATGCTGAAGAAAAATTAACCTTCCAAAATATCGCTGCAGTATCGATTGCAAGTGATGTCAATGGCCGGTTTAGAAAAACGATTATCGAAAGATTTAAGACAGGTCAAATCACGCTGCTCCTTGCGACAGATATCGCCGCACGTGGCCTCGATATCAATGATCTTGACTATGTCATTAACTTTGATATCCCCGTAACAGCAGAAAGCTACACCCATCGGGCAGGTCGTACTGGCCGAATGGGGAAAACTGGTGTCGTGGTCAATGTCGTTGGTAACTCGTTTGACGAAAAAAATGTCAAGCAATATCAAAAACAACCTGAAAAAGTCCTCAAAGCAGGTGAATTTATCAGCCTAAAATGA
- a CDS encoding Gfo/Idh/MocA family protein — protein MKLKLGVIGTGWISRSFIDAALATGKYHFSAVFTRNLATGVTFTEDFHHVDVFDELTELVTADLDVIYIASPNSLHFEQAKAAISAGKHVIVEKPAFSNPTELEAIIKLAAKEQVLFFEAARNLHEKSFDLIRAFLEDKTVIGADFTYAKYSSKMPALLDGQLPNKFNPAFSGGLLADLGVYLLYAAHAFFGKPKYARYEAQVLDSGVDISGVGILTYDGFHVSIKTGGHYNSFVPCEIFTTTGTLVLDAVNAVKYARFISLDGTTHELPIKPTKNNMQEEAMDFAKIMLEPDTQANFDLYEDWLNLAINVSETSYAMRESAGIKFNADEK, from the coding sequence ATGAAATTAAAACTTGGCGTAATCGGTACTGGATGGATTTCCCGTTCTTTTATAGATGCAGCACTTGCCACTGGTAAGTATCACTTTTCTGCCGTTTTCACACGTAATCTGGCAACTGGTGTGACCTTTACTGAGGACTTCCACCATGTAGATGTCTTTGATGAGCTAACAGAGTTGGTAACTGCTGATCTTGATGTGATTTATATCGCAAGCCCCAACTCTTTACATTTTGAACAAGCAAAAGCAGCTATCTCAGCTGGCAAACATGTCATCGTTGAAAAACCCGCATTTTCTAATCCAACAGAGCTTGAAGCCATTATCAAACTTGCGGCTAAAGAACAAGTCTTGTTTTTTGAAGCGGCTAGAAATCTACATGAAAAATCATTTGATCTGATTCGTGCCTTTTTAGAGGATAAAACAGTGATTGGTGCTGATTTTACCTATGCCAAATATTCCTCAAAAATGCCCGCATTATTAGATGGGCAACTGCCAAATAAATTCAATCCTGCCTTTTCTGGTGGCTTGTTAGCTGACTTAGGCGTTTACTTACTGTATGCCGCCCATGCCTTCTTTGGCAAGCCTAAATACGCACGCTATGAGGCACAAGTACTGGATTCTGGCGTTGATATCTCTGGTGTCGGCATTTTGACCTATGATGGCTTTCATGTCTCTATCAAAACAGGTGGACATTATAATTCTTTTGTCCCTTGTGAGATCTTCACGACAACTGGGACATTAGTGCTTGATGCTGTCAACGCTGTCAAATATGCGCGTTTCATTTCTCTTGATGGCACGACTCATGAACTCCCGATTAAGCCTACAAAAAATAATATGCAAGAAGAAGCCATGGATTTTGCTAAAATCATGCTAGAACCCGATACACAAGCTAACTTTGATCTATATGAAGACTGGTTAAACCTTGCCATCAATGTCTCTGAAACAAGTTATGCGATGCGAGAAAGTGCAGGAATCAAATTTAATGCTGACGAAAAATGA
- the udk gene encoding uridine kinase, which yields MTKKPLIIGVAGGSASGKSSVSQAILANFSHEHIALIAHDSYYKDQGSLEFEARLKTNYDHPFAFDTDYLLTQLGALQDGLKVDIPIYDYALHTRSQETYSQNPVDVIIVEGILVLDDKRLRDMMDIKIFVDTDDDVRIIRRIKRDMAERSRSLDSIITQYLSAVKPMYHEFIEPTKRYADLIIPEGVSNLVGLDIINTKIASILEEN from the coding sequence ATGACTAAAAAACCTTTAATTATCGGAGTAGCAGGTGGGTCAGCTTCTGGAAAAAGTTCAGTTAGCCAAGCCATATTAGCTAATTTCTCACATGAGCATATTGCATTGATCGCACATGATTCTTATTATAAAGATCAAGGCTCGCTTGAATTCGAAGCGCGACTCAAGACAAATTACGACCATCCATTCGCCTTTGATACGGACTATTTATTGACACAACTTGGTGCCTTACAAGATGGTTTGAAAGTTGATATTCCCATTTATGACTATGCCTTGCATACTCGAAGCCAAGAAACGTATTCACAAAATCCTGTTGATGTGATCATTGTCGAGGGGATTTTAGTATTAGACGACAAGCGATTACGTGACATGATGGATATTAAAATATTCGTGGACACGGATGACGATGTCAGGATTATTCGCCGGATCAAACGAGATATGGCTGAACGTAGTAGAAGTTTGGATAGTATTATTACCCAGTATTTAAGTGCTGTTAAACCGATGTATCATGAATTTATTGAACCGACAAAACGCTACGCAGATTTGATTATTCCTGAAGGTGTCAGTAATTTGGTTGGATTAGATATTATTAATACTAAAATTGCATCCATTTTAGAAGAAAATTAG
- a CDS encoding ATP-binding cassette domain-containing protein, with translation MEKILALEAYHLDLHCGEKLLIKGPMASGKTKLLTDIATQLPAYQFDFLSQTLDDNFIPGTVAENLAFNLENDAISPEEIATKIHKLSEKYDVFEHLTTDIYELTTAQKQLISLIQILIHPMTTLLLDEPLFLPTDYTGTLIVTGDFDETLFDHVICLPDSLSDSHTSDAKVALKRDINHDKAILSVTEVVSGVSFTVYQGEKVSVLTTASAPIADKLAGFAKASGEIDFYYENITHQALDKRSRKIGYIMANPDDMIFVKYVKDGYISQDILALCGLSELTDRAIDTLSFRQKKLFTTACILMQRTPIVLVDQPEFTYFQDILAYLDDKGVTVILTSASDLFTPLMDRKEVF, from the coding sequence ATGGAAAAAATATTAGCACTAGAAGCCTATCATCTTGACTTACATTGTGGTGAAAAACTTCTAATTAAAGGCCCTATGGCGAGTGGGAAAACAAAGTTACTAACTGATATTGCGACACAACTGCCCGCTTATCAGTTTGATTTTCTATCTCAAACACTAGATGATAATTTTATACCTGGCACTGTAGCAGAAAATTTAGCTTTCAACTTAGAAAACGATGCGATTTCACCTGAGGAAATCGCAACAAAAATTCATAAACTTAGCGAAAAATATGACGTGTTTGAGCACTTGACTACAGATATTTATGAGCTAACAACTGCTCAAAAACAGTTAATCTCACTCATACAAATTTTAATCCATCCGATGACGACGCTACTGCTTGATGAACCCCTATTTCTGCCTACAGACTACACAGGTACTTTAATCGTTACAGGGGATTTTGATGAGACCCTTTTTGATCATGTCATTTGTCTGCCTGATTCCTTAAGTGATTCTCACACATCTGACGCGAAAGTGGCATTAAAGCGAGACATCAACCACGATAAAGCCATTTTATCAGTCACTGAAGTCGTTTCAGGTGTAAGTTTCACTGTTTACCAAGGTGAAAAAGTGAGTGTATTAACCACGGCAAGCGCACCGATTGCTGATAAGCTTGCAGGTTTTGCCAAAGCATCTGGTGAAATTGATTTCTATTATGAAAACATTACCCATCAAGCACTTGACAAGCGTAGTCGGAAAATCGGCTATATCATGGCTAATCCCGATGATATGATTTTCGTGAAATATGTCAAAGATGGTTATATTAGTCAAGACATATTAGCCCTCTGCGGTTTAAGTGAGCTTACAGATAGGGCAATCGACACGCTATCTTTTAGACAGAAAAAATTATTTACAACTGCCTGTATTCTGATGCAGCGAACACCAATCGTCTTAGTTGATCAGCCCGAGTTTACCTATTTTCAAGATATCCTAGCCTACCTTGATGACAAAGGCGTCACCGTAATCCTGACCTCAGCATCTGATCTCTTTACACCTTTGATGGACAGAAAGGAGGTTTTCTGA
- a CDS encoding MmcQ/YjbR family DNA-binding protein produces MTRKELIQLLLHETDSYEDYPFNKNKREKTLWTVIKQKSTHKMIALIFEKNGQLMIDLKLKPEHGDEVRIYDGVFPGYHMNKTHWNTVVVNNTTLPYGGLIKMIEESNRLTKK; encoded by the coding sequence ATGACTCGTAAAGAATTAATCCAATTGCTACTTCACGAAACAGACTCATATGAAGATTATCCGTTTAATAAAAATAAACGTGAAAAAACTTTATGGACTGTAATCAAACAGAAAAGCACTCATAAAATGATTGCGCTAATATTTGAAAAAAATGGTCAGTTGATGATAGATTTGAAGCTTAAACCAGAACACGGTGATGAAGTTAGAATTTATGATGGTGTCTTCCCAGGTTACCACATGAACAAAACACATTGGAATACAGTCGTTGTAAACAATACAACTCTTCCTTATGGTGGACTCATCAAGATGATTGAAGAAAGTAATAGGTTAACTAAAAAATAA
- the pta gene encoding phosphate acetyltransferase: protein MKNDLFDGLKSKIAGKNLKIVFPEGIESRIIGAAYRLQAEELLTPILLGNVEEISATLRARGLQSSHFTIIDPANYDKFDTMVTAFVERRAGKATEAQARDILLDVNYFGTMLVYMGLADGLVSGAIHSTADTVRPALQIIKTKPGISRTSGAFLMVRAYGKEKYIFSDCAINIDPGSQELAEIAIDSAATAKLFDIEPRVAMLSFSTNGSGASPDVTKVVEATKIAKTLRPDLKIDGEMQFDAAFVPEVGRLKFPDSDVAGNASVFVFPDLQSGNIGYKIAQRLGNFEAIGPILQGLNKPVSDLSRGSNEEDVYKLSIITAAQALA from the coding sequence ATGAAGAATGATTTGTTTGATGGTCTTAAATCCAAAATTGCAGGAAAAAATTTGAAAATAGTTTTTCCAGAAGGTATAGAATCTCGTATCATTGGTGCTGCCTATCGCTTGCAAGCAGAGGAATTGTTGACACCAATCCTTTTGGGAAATGTTGAAGAAATTTCTGCAACTTTACGTGCGCGTGGCTTACAGTCATCTCACTTTACGATTATTGATCCAGCTAACTATGACAAATTTGACACGATGGTTACAGCCTTTGTGGAACGTCGTGCTGGAAAAGCGACAGAAGCACAAGCAAGAGATATCTTGTTGGATGTCAACTACTTTGGGACGATGCTTGTTTATATGGGCTTAGCCGATGGTTTGGTATCAGGTGCCATACATTCTACAGCAGATACTGTACGTCCTGCCCTCCAAATTATCAAAACGAAACCGGGTATCTCTAGAACATCAGGTGCGTTTTTGATGGTACGTGCCTATGGCAAAGAAAAGTATATTTTCAGTGATTGTGCCATTAATATTGACCCAGGATCACAAGAGTTAGCAGAGATTGCCATTGACTCAGCAGCAACAGCAAAATTGTTTGATATCGAACCACGCGTTGCCATGTTAAGCTTCTCTACAAATGGCTCAGGTGCATCACCAGATGTGACTAAAGTTGTAGAGGCGACAAAGATTGCTAAAACACTACGTCCAGATCTTAAAATCGATGGTGAAATGCAGTTTGATGCTGCTTTTGTACCAGAGGTTGGTCGTTTGAAATTCCCAGATTCTGATGTAGCTGGGAATGCATCTGTTTTTGTCTTTCCAGATTTACAATCAGGTAATATTGGCTACAAAATCGCGCAACGTTTGGGCAATTTTGAAGCGATTGGTCCAATCTTGCAAGGCTTGAATAAACCAGTATCCGATTTGTCACGTGGCTCAAATGAAGAAGATGTCTATAAATTATCTATCATTACAGCAGCGCAAGCTTTAGCTTAA
- a CDS encoding Cof-type HAD-IIB family hydrolase, with protein MENINKHYHALAFFDLDGTLLNKDSQLDESVSQALHTIRDNGILPIIATGRGHFELEELMAQSGITSAITMNGQYIIVEGETIYHHKIPLDKLLELKILAEDKNQPMAFYDKSGNWVSGVNQLVKDAYTHIDSPLPTVDNNRHLTDEVNMLLLFTNQAKDVAYYRNLVPAFDYFKNTPFSIDVVNAGSNKGTGVQKVVELLGFTGETYGFGDGPNDLHLLEAVDHATAMGNGIDELKAIADFVSTANTDNGIINAFKHWHLL; from the coding sequence ATGGAAAATATTAATAAACACTATCATGCACTCGCATTTTTTGATTTAGATGGTACACTCTTAAATAAGGACAGCCAGTTAGATGAATCAGTCAGTCAAGCACTTCACACCATAAGAGATAATGGTATCCTACCAATCATTGCGACTGGACGCGGTCATTTCGAGCTAGAGGAGCTCATGGCACAGTCTGGTATTACCAGTGCGATTACTATGAATGGACAGTATATTATCGTAGAAGGTGAAACCATTTATCACCACAAAATTCCTTTAGATAAGTTGCTAGAACTTAAGATTTTAGCAGAGGATAAAAATCAGCCCATGGCCTTTTATGATAAGTCTGGAAACTGGGTTTCTGGTGTAAATCAACTGGTCAAGGACGCTTATACACATATTGACTCCCCACTACCTACTGTCGATAACAACCGTCATTTAACAGATGAAGTCAACATGTTATTACTTTTTACCAATCAAGCTAAGGATGTTGCCTACTATCGTAACCTTGTACCAGCCTTTGATTACTTCAAGAACACACCTTTTTCGATAGATGTCGTGAATGCTGGCTCAAATAAGGGAACTGGTGTCCAGAAAGTGGTCGAATTACTTGGTTTTACTGGTGAAACATACGGGTTTGGTGATGGACCAAATGACTTACACTTACTCGAAGCAGTTGATCATGCAACAGCCATGGGAAATGGCATAGATGAGTTAAAAGCTATCGCTGATTTTGTCTCAACAGCTAATACTGATAATGGTATCATCAATGCCTTTAAACATTGGCATCTACTTTAA